aaaaatttatcactaGAGGAAGCAGAGGAACTTCCTTACCAAAAAAATTGCACTTACTTTTAGGCTTTCTCCATGAAAAACATGGTTAGCTAGTTTCCTCATTTTTACCCATTTTTCGCCTTTAGATGACGCAACCCCATCTCCGAAAAGCTTCTTGGGAAAGCCTTCAAGATCCATTTTGGGATAATTGTTGTTTCTATTGCTCAGTATTTCTTTGAGAAGTTCTGGTTCAGTCACTACTAGTTCAGGTTGCAGTCCATACCAGTAGAGAAAATTTGGCCCTATAGTTTAGGGAAATgagaaatagaagaaaatacaaactaaataaaacaaagagaatGTGTTTATAATCATTTAAATATACCATATAGTTTCTTCCAAGAAAATATATGAGGTAGAATTCTTGGAAATATGTCATGTGACAAGTGATCCATGGCTTTGTTTATAGAcacttttttcatttcatcaatcTCTTTGAAGTTTCCATGTAGGAACTTGTAACAAGGACCTTGTATACCTTGATATCTCATCATAAATTGTACATAAAATGGAGTCCATAATAGCTTCGTAACGATCCTAACGAAGATCACTAACaaagaaatgaaaagaaaactCGCGAGAATGATTACGATCATCATCATCTTAGTGATTGATGTTTGAATGGACTTGAGagttcaaggttatgatttttTCGCCTTTTTCTAATGTATGGATTAAGGTTGAGAATATTAGTTTGAATTAAAAGACAAAACAAATACAGATACTGGTTTTGGCTTCATCAATAGCATTTTCAAACCACCATTCTTGTTTTTACTCTTTGACAAAGACCTCAATGAATAGACTTTATGGCCCATGAAAGTTTGGGTGTCGAATAACGTTACAATGGATCATATCATGCTACAATAATTCCAtcttataaaaaagaaattacaagtGAGAAGTCTCAATCTGTGTATGTCATGATAATATGGAATAAATATTGGTGTACTGGTCCTAGCTATTATTTAACTATGAAATCAATAATGCTACATTTGTATAATATTTTGTGCTTATGCAAGTAAATTGTTTAACTTTATGAAATATGTCTCTTGTGAAAATATATACTTATGTTGTATTAGATTCAGATTCATTCTATCGGAAACAGTCTGTCTACCTTTCACAAGATAGGGGTAACTAGATTTTCCTATCTCGTTGTCATAAAGTTGGTAAGTATTTGTCCTTCATTCGAGAAATAAGCTTAAACGTCTCCTCAGCTTCAACTTGCTGTCGTAGATCAGATTGTGAAGATCTATCTGGGTGAAATTTCAGCAATGCTTTTCTGTAAGCAACGCGAACCTGAAACAAGATCTTACTCTTAAGTCTTAAGTGACACTTAAACAAAGACGGAGGATGTTTAGAGACTGTTCAGCGTAAACAAACCTCATTACTAGTACCATCACCAACAGTGATTTCTAATCCACACAACAATGAAGCCATATCATGGCATGTCATTTCAACCTTACTGAGTTCCTTCCAAACTTCAAATCGCATCTGTTCCTTCAAGTTCGTATTCTGCACATCCTAAAGAGATTCATCAGATAGTTTAGAAGAGTAGGAAAAAATGCAAATATGGTATAATCACAGaatatacacaaataaatatGAGATAGATAGACTGGAAAAAGCCGCGAAATAGATGACAGAAGAGGCCAAGTTGTTATTATACCTTCTTTTGAGTTTCTCTCATTTCCTCCACGCGCTGCATTTGTCTCTTCTCGATTTCTAATAAACGAATGTTTTCAGCCTTCTTTCTTCTCAACATCAGCTTCAACTTCTTGGCTTCTTCTGCCTGAATAGGTATAAAGCACATCAGATAACAGTAAATCTTACTTTCTTTTGgctaattttagtttttccTCTATAATTAGGTCCATATGTCATATATTTACATGGTATTAGAGTCAGGTTCACTCCTGTTTGGGCTTCTGGTCCACGCTCCAGTTCGGCCTGGGCATGAGCGGGAATGCACTGGTGCTTATATACTTTAAGCAATCATCCCCTCATGAATTTTGGGGCTTAGAACTTGGATAGGCTTAAAAGTCAGCTTTTGACTTATTAGAGTGTTTGACAATTATCAAAGTGgtttattttaagtcaaaaatgactTGTTTTAAGCCAAAAGCTAAAAGCTAGGTGAGGGGTTTTTTTTTccaacttaaaagtcattttatgttgatcaagtatattacctttttgcccttaattcttttattattattattattattattataataataataataattaaaaaaaaataaaaattttgtgatgataaagaaatatgtgaatgatagaaaatattattacttatggatgtaaaatataaattaattttcttttaattttttaagtataaaaaccttaaattaatcaactttttattatgttaacagttttaagggtatttcagacattttgattaaaaaaaaagtgtttatcATCACTTATTtgtcaaacacatcaacaactttttttcaactaaaacatttttatccaaatacataactacttattttaaaaataactttcagCACTTTTAAAAGTACTTTCTAAAACTTGCTTTTTTTTTAAGCCCATCCCAACGGGCTCTTAGTTCAAGTGGCAAAGGCGGAGGAACTTTTTGACTTAAGTTACACACATTCGAGCCTTCCACCATGCGAACTAAGTATGATATTTAAAAGACGAGGAAGGTAGAAGAACAGACCCATTATCGCGGAGTTTTGAAGGAGCTACTGTTGGTCCTAAACGTTGGGTCAAACAGATATCTCGGCATTATAtacaaacaataaataaacacataaataacCAGAATAGGATCATACATATAAATTGTTTTTCTAATGTATGACCATGAACGGGAGAGAAGGTTTCATAGAAGTAGAAAACAACAACCTATCTAGTGTAATTCGGTAGAAGTGTGGGGAAAGTAGTGTGTAAGCACAcctaccttgtgaaggtagagagACTGTTTCTGATAGACTCTctattcaataaataaaaagtagagAACATCAACAGTCAAAACATCAAGACTAATGAACGCCGAAAACATAACAGGACAAAATTTAAACAGCACAAAGTACACCTGAATCGCCAACGCTTTTTGCCTAGACGCCAATTCTTCCTCTGATGCCTTTTTGTATTCAGAGGTCTCTTTGATCCTTTCTCTCTGAGTAGTAATACAGTTATTATTgctttcatcatcatcatcgatGAAGATTATATCACCTCGAAACTTCTTAGGTGTCGATTCAGGgacatcaataaaaataacattaccAAAACGTTCACTCAACTCATCATCAATCAGAATAACATGATCAGCTCCTTCACCATCATTGCACCTCCTCAACATCTTTGTCTCGCATAGTAAACACCCTCACTTCCAACCCAAAGGTTGTAAGATCGAGTCAGGAGCAAAAAGGTgggataaattttaaaaaaaatcacaaaaaatgaGTTTTACAATCTATTTTCGCATTTATTAGGATCAATATTGAAGTTAATTAGTGAGAGATTAATGTAGATGATGGTCTTGGTAAGTGTAAACAACACTCTCCTTTAATTAATAAGAGATTAGTATTagttaaacttaaaataattcaattttagttttttcaacTTCCATGTAAAAAGAGTTGTATTAAcaacaaccaaaaaaataaattagttgacTTATTTGTATAGTATATATTTGAAGGCAAAAAAAAAGACGTGGGAAATGGGGAACATGAATTTAGTCAACTAagcataaaaaaattacaaatgtGTGTTGTTTATTTCCTTTACTActatcattgttattattgttatcataACATTGTTTCAGATCCTTGAATCCTAACATGAATTCGGTAAATATTGTGATAAATTGTTGTGGACAAGTGATGAATTTTGTTGGGCAACTGCTACTGAATTCGATAAATTTTGTTGGGCGACTGATAGTGAACCTGGTAAATTTTGGGGCGGAATTGCTACCGAAGGTGTTCAATTTTATAGGGCTATTGATACTGAACCTGGTAGATTATGGTGGGCAAATGCTAAATTTTGCTGGGAAACTGGTATTGTACCTGGTAGATTATGGTGGGCAAATGCTACTGAACATTGTAGATTTTGGCGGGGAACTGATATTGAACCTGGTAGATTTTGGTGGAGAATATATACCGAAGCTGGTAAATTTTTGTGTGCGATTGCTAATGGATGTGGTAATCTTTGTTCAACAATTGCTATTTAACGTGGTAGACTTTGGTTGGCGATTGATACTGAAACTAGCGATTTTTGGTGGAGAACTTCTATCGAAGATAACAAATTTTGGTGGACAATTGCTATCAAAGCTGTTCAATATTGGTTGGCAATTGATACTGAAACTAGCGGTTTTTGGTGGGCAATTGCTATCAAAGCTGTTAAATATTGGTTGGCGACTGACACTGAACCTGGTGAATTTCGGTGTTCAATTGCTAAGTTTTGGTGCAGAACTGCTATTGAAACTGGTGAATTTCGTTGTTCAATTGCTAAGTTTTGGTACGGAACTGCTATTGAAACTGGTGTATTTCGTTGTTCAATTGCTGCTTAACCTGATAAACTTTGGAGTGCAACTGCTACTGAACCTGCAAGCATTAGTGAATTTTGGTGGGCAAGCGATTGAAGTGAAGAATTTATGTGAGCGACTTGTGAATTGGTTTGAAAGGATCAATCACTGGTTTAACATAGCTTTACCCTATCTCATAACTATCGCGTTGTTGCTAGCTCTCTTCGTATATTATTGCTTTTTACGTACTCAGGCGGAGAGGGTGAAGTTGCAAAGAAGAGAAAAGGCGGAAAGTGATCGTTTATTAGAACTCGAGAAGAGAAAGAAGCAGCTTTTGGAGGAAATGAGAGAAACTGAAAAGAAGGTATGACATAACTTTGGCCTCATCTGTTATATCTATATTTCGCGGTTTTTTTGCAGACTCTCCATCTTTTTGTAGTTTTTTGAGTCTCTATTCCATGGCAGTTATGCTGCATCTCTCTCTGTTAGTTGAATGTTTCCTTTCTCATTTATTTGTTGATCCAAATTTGAAGCTAATTAGTGAGAGATTAATGTAGATGATGGTCTTGGAAAGTGTAAACAACACTCTCCTCTTCCTAGTTAATTAGAGATtattagagccgtcaatatgggctacaCATGTTGGGCCGGTCTGTCCTAACTCGGGATTTAATAGGATTGAACTAAAATTTTTGGAGCATATTTAAGAAAAGAGTTTTTAGCTCGGTCTGAATAAGCCTGCTGATTTGTAGGGCTTGAGTAATATCGATAGGGTCGGGCGgaccaataaaaattaattaaaaaatattatataatattaaaatttaaaattaaagaaagtccaaactcaaaacaattagataatatttctatttgaaaataaacttaataaatattacaaaaataattttatttgtcaatttaattaacaagtagtaacattaacatcatgtaatattattttgtcgatatttatgatgatatttttaaattataatttataagttaaattaaaaattataaaaaatataattttttttaaaaaaagagttcGCCTGGCAAGCATGTAAGCTCACATACTTGTGAGTTGGGTCGACCGACTTTTTGGCCAACAtaaaaaatgggctagcccggtCTGACTCGTAAAATGCCAAAGATTGTATGGATTAAGCCCAAATGGAATAaactagcccatattgacagctctagagattattaataaaacataaaataattcatCTTTTAGTTTTACTTTTGGAAATCCAATAATTCAATTtctatgtaaaaataattgtattaaaaaaaaaagtgaaatagatgacttatttttagaattttgagtaacaattttaaacatttatttCCGTCAAAAGGTTGTAACTTGTACGTAGTACTTTTACCacgtaatttttttattatttttctctcacATAAAAGTTATTAATTTACTATACAATGAGTATATTAGTAAGAaaaaatttgtcaaattatatattttttttaatattgataatagagtgtttaattagttttacgcataatgaaaaagaaaatagaagggattatagaaaaaaaaatgaagtgaagaggaaaaaaaaaagagtaaattaGGAAGAATTAAAAAAACCATAAACTTAAATGGTAATGAGTTTCATTTTATAAAGtccattaaataataatttccttcATGTAATTGATAGTAATTCTAACTCATTAAACATAACAATAGATGTTCATTAGAAGTTTACGAAATTGTAGTAATaaagattttgattttattttgaaaaaaaaaattagtcctttttctttttttacaatTATGGCAAAATTCTTGCCATTATTGACAATCCTTCTGACTTTCAAATTCTCCATTGAAAAGGTGAATAATTTTGAAGGCAAAAAAAGACGTGTAAATTGGGGAACATGAATAGTCACCTAAAAACGGAAAAATTACACATCAATGCATTCATATTATACGCAAAAatcgaaccacgttaaatttgTATGTTAGTGTATCTtcatagttattattattaagtttaATTCTACACTACTCGAGTTTTTGATTAGTTAGTATGAATTGGGCAAAATTTGTAGTTAATTATTGTGGACAAGTGATGAATTTTGTTGGGCAACTGCTACTGAATTCGATAAATTTTGTTGGGCGGTTGATACTGAACCTGGTAAATTTTGGTGGGGAACTACTAAATTATGGGGCGGAGTTGCTATCGAAGgtgttaaattttgttttgggGTTGATACTGAACCTGGTAAATTTTGGTGGGAAACTACTAAATTATGGGGCGGAGTTGCTACCGAAGATGTTAAATTTTGCTGGGCAACTGATATTGAACCTGGTAGATGTTGTTGGAAAACTGGTACTGAATCTGGTTGATCTTGCTGGGGAACTATTGAATTTTGTTGCGGAACAGTTACCAAAACTGGTAAATTTTACTGGAAAACAGGTATTGTACCTGATAGATTATAGTGGGGAACTGCTGATGAAGCTGATAGATTTTGGTGGGGAATGGCTATCGAAGCTGGTAAATTTTGGTGGGCAATTGATACTGAACCTGGTAAACTTTTGTTGGGAATTGGTACTGAATTTGGTTAATTTTGCGGGGCGATTGCTGATGAATTTAGTAGATTTTGGGTGGGAACTGATATCGAAGGTGGTAAATTTTGGTGAACAGTTGCTATCGAAGCTGTTAAATATCTGTTGGCAACTGATACTGAATCTGGTAAATTTAGGCCGGGAAGTGGTAAATTTTGGTGTGGAACTGGTAATGAAACTCATAAATTTTGGTGGACTAGTGTTAATGTggctcaaaattttcatttggcAAGTGCTACTGACGGTTAAGAATTTTGGTTGGCAAGTGCTAGTTACACTGAAAAGATTCAGCCTTTTCAGCCTGCAAGCATTAGTTACGCTGGAGAAGTTGTGTGGGCAAACACTCGTGAATTGGTTTGAAAGGATCAATCACTGGTTTCACGTAGCTTTACCCTATCTCATAATTATCGTGTTGTTTCTAGCTATCTTCGTGTATTATTGCTACTGCGAAAGAAGATTACTGCTCAAGGTGATGGTAACtttttagttaaattattacTGCTGGTTGTTGAAGGAAGGGTTTTGAGGGGCTATCGGCATgtataacacatgaaaaaagATGGgttctatttatatattagaTGTTTTTACTGTTACCTGATGTGCTTTTTACATATTCAGGAAGAAGAAGCGAGGAAGGTGAAGttgcaaaaaaaagaaaaggctGAAAGTGATCGTTTATCAGAACTCgagaagagaaagaagaagcGTTTGGAGGAAATGAGAGAAACTAAAAGGAAGGTATGACAACTTTTGGCCTCTTCTGTTGTCTATTTCGCGGATTTTTGCAATCTCATATTTCTATTCCATGCTGTGTTATTTACTGTTTAAACCAGCTGATGAATCTTTATAGGACGTTGAGAATATGAAATTGAAAGAGAATATACGAGCCAAAGTTGGAAAGGAACTCAGTATGCTTGAAACGACATGCCATGATATGGCTTCAGTGCTGCGCGGATTGGGAATCAGTGTTGGTGGTGGCACTATTCATGAGGTTTGTTTACACTCCGTCTCTAAACATCTTCCATCTTTGTTAAGTGTTACTTAAGAGTAAAATCTTGTTTCAGGTTCGCGTTGCTTACAAAAAAGCACTGATGAAATTTCACCCGGATAAATCTTCAGGATGTGATATAAGACAGCAAGTTGAAGCTGAGGAGAAATTTAAGTTTATTTCTCGAATGAAGGACAAATACGTACCAAATTTATGACAGGAAAATGATTATAGTTTACGAATGGAAATATTGTGTGTAGACATTTCAATGTGAACAGCTGCACTCAAATGCAGAGCAGGGTTTTATTTCCAGGTTTCGTTGTCATTTACTCATTTCCTCGTGTTTTTGTTGATGTAAGCATAAAGATAACTCTAAACGGAAAAGGTTAAAAATGCACTTAACGTATTAGTAATGGTTCAAAAATGTCCTCGTTCCATCTATCTGATCACATATGCCCCTAATGTTAGTTTCAGTCTTAAGATTGCCTCTCCATTAACTACACAACtatatgatatttaattaaatgtcaTATTTGGTAAACCTAACTCTTTATTAAAAGCTTATAAACCTAAACTATAGTATATGATAATGACAAAACTATAATCTACATGAATCTGTCTTTATATTCATCATATAGATTCCCTACACATCATTATCAAAAGTCTTTGTTTAAGTTTAATCTCAAAGTTAAATAGAGATGATACATTTCACTCATTTCTCATATCATAGCTTAAATTACCTAAAGATGGATATAGGGAAACTTATCTTAGTCTTCTTTTTCAGTACTCTTTGCTTCTATCTCCTATGGACACtcataaaattcatttattcaGTATGGTGGATGCCACttcaaacacaaaataaaatgaactcTCAGGGCATTAAAGGCCCTTCTTATAGTTTTCCTCATGGAAATACCAAAGATATATCCCTAATGAGAAGTCAAACTATGGATAAACCTATGATTGATATTTCTCATGACATTTTTTCAAGGATTCAACCTCATGTTCACACATGGACAAGGATGTACGGTAAGAACATCAATCGTTTATGGATTTAAGTTATACAGGATCGCGTAAATATTTCTTGTATTCTCTGTGTTGTTTAATCTGTGATAGCAGGTAAGAACTAGTTTTATATGTAGTTAAGCATGGAGCTAGAGGGGTACAAAGGGGTCTGAATCCCTTTTGTTGAAGAATTGCGTTGTATATATCAGGTCAAAGTtgagtttttgttattttacatGGTTGAATATCCTTGATTTCTGTATATTAGTGAAAATTCTGACTTTGTAATTGTTTGTGATTATCTGATAAGTGACCTGATTGTGTAATCACGTCATCATCAGTGTATAGAACTTAACATGATCGTTTAATTGTTCGTTGTGTTTGGTTTGTTTGGTGACAGGGAGGAATTTCCTCACTTGGCATGGCTCGAAACCATACTTATTTGTCACTGAACCAGAGCTGATCAAAGAAGTATTGTCCAACAAAGAAGACATTTACCCGAAAATGGACATGGAAGGCTATGCAAAGAAACTACTAGGGGAAGCACTTATAACAAATGAAGGTGAAAAATGGGCAAAAGTAAGAAAACTGGCCAACCACACTTTCCATGCAGAAAGCCTGAAAGTAAGTACTACGGTATCAGTAATTTCGTctttaaaatgttaaaagtatTGATCTTAGTATAAACGGATGGAATTATGCACAGTGTATGGTGCCAGAAATGAGTGAAAGTGTAGTGAAAATGCTAGAAAGATGGAAAGAACACGAAGGAAAAGAGTTCGATGTGTTCAAGGATTTTGGACTGTTAACAACTGAAGTGATTTCTAGGACAGCATTTGGAAGTAGCTACATGGAAGGCAAACATATTTTCGAGATGGTGGCAAAATTGACAGCAATAACTGTAAAGAATGTTTACACTGTCAGATTTCCTGGAATCAGGTAGTCTGCATACTATTTAATGGAATATCGTTAGGACGTTTATGCCTCGTTGTTAATTATCTTTTCCTCCGCTTTTGCAGTTGGCTTATAAGAAcagatgatgaaattgaagcAGAGAAACTTGAAAGAGGGATCAAGAACTCAATTCTTGAGCTAGTAAGTAAAAGAGAAAAGGGCAAAGATGGCATGTATGAAAAGTTTGGGAATGATTACCTAGGACAACTTATGAAGCTTTTGCATGAATCCGACACGAACAAGAGTATCACCATAGATCAAATGATCGACGAGGTCAGGACATTGTATGGTGCTGGTCATCTTACAACGACAAGCTTACTTGGCTGGTCTGTTTTTCTCTTGGCACTTCATCCCGAATGGCAAGAAAAAGCCAGAAAGGAAGTATTTTCATTCTGTGGCCTTGAAAAACCAACTTCTGATGCAATTGCAAGACTAAGAACAGTAAGGAACACTCTCAGACTTGAATTGTGCTTACGTTGTTAGAGAGAGTACACTTTTACTTAAGTTGTTTGAACGAGTACCCctttatttacttaagtatAGCTCCAACAGTTTCTTTTTTGTCGTTTGTTGCAGATGAACATGATACTCAATGAATGTATGAGATTGTATCCTCCAGTTATTACAGTGACAAGGAAAGTTGAACGCGAAGTTAGACTAGGGAGCATGACTCTTCCAGGTAACATGACAATTTTCATGCCAATTCTGGCACTGCATCATGATCCTCGAATATGGGGTGAAGACGTTCACGTCTTCAAACCAGAGAGGTTTGCAGAAGGGGTAGCTAAAGCAACTAACAACAAAGCAGCAGCATTCTTTCCCTTCGGATTAGGACCTCGTACCTGTGTTGGTCTGAACTTCACAACCAACGAAGCAAAGATTACTTTATCGATGATTTTGCAGCGTTATAAGTTCACTCTGTCACCTAATTATGTGCATTATCCATCTGATATTTTCCTTTTGACTCCCAAAGATGGAGTTAAAGTTGTGCTTGAATCCATTTAGGTATATCAATGTCTCTAAATGATGTACAATAAATAAAACTTCTGAATTCATGAGTTCTTATTATAATATTGatttcatattataaaattataatagcTAGGACCACACTTGCATCAGCACTCAATATTATATACCATTATTGAGtccatattttattataataaaagacaAGATGATATTAAAATGATGTCTTCCTCACATAGCCATGAGAAACTCAAAACCTAACCACCTAAAGATGGATACATGGAAAATTATCTTAGTCATCTTTTTCACTAACCTTTGCTTCTATCTCCTATGGATACTCGTAAAATTCGTTTACTTAGTATGGTGGATGCCAcgtaaaacacaaaatgaaatgaGCTCTCAAGGCATTAAAGGTCCTTATAGCTTTCCTCATGGAAATACCAAAGATATATCACTAATGAGAAGGCAAACTATGGATAAACCTATGGTGGATATTTCTCATGACATTTTCGCAAGAAATCAACCTCCTGTTTACACATGGACAAGGATGTATGGTATGTACACAATCATTTACGTTGTAATATCAGTGTATAGAACTTAAACTGATCGTTTGATTTTCGTTGTGTTTGGTTACAGGGAGGAATTTCCTCACATGGCATGGCTCAAAACCATACTTATTTGTGACTGAACCAGAGCTGATCAAGGAAATATTGTCCAACAAAGAAGACACTTTTTCGAAAATGGACATGGAAGGCTACGCGGAAAAACTAGTAGGGGAATCACTTGTAACAAATGAAGGTGAAAAATGGGGAAAAGTAAGAAAACTTGCCAACCACACTTTCCATGCAGAAAGCCTGAAAGTAAGACTTAAGAGCTTAACAATATCATTATTTTCGCCTTTAAAACGTTTTAAGTACTGATCTTGGAATGAACGAACAGCGTATGGTACCAGAAATGAGTGAAAGTGTTGAAGAAATGCTAGAAAGATGGAAAGAACACGAAGGGAAGGAGTTCGATATGTTCAAGGATTTTGGACTGTTAACAACTGAAGTAATTTCCAGGACAGCATTTGGAAGCAGCTACATGGAAGGGAAACATATTTTCGAGATGGTAGCAGAATTGACTGCAATTACTGTAAAAAAATGTTTACACTGTGAGATTTCCTGGAATCAGGTAGTCTGC
The window above is part of the Solanum pennellii chromosome 5, SPENNV200 genome. Proteins encoded here:
- the LOC107019151 gene encoding uncharacterized protein LOC107019151 isoform X1 encodes the protein MNSVNIVINCCGQVMNFVGQLLLNSINFVGRLIVNLVNFGAELLPKVFNFIGLLILNLVDYGGQMLNFAGKLVLYLVDYGGQMLLNIVDFGGELILNLVDFGGEYIPKLVNFCVRLLMDVVIFVQQLLFNVVDFGWRLILKLAIFGGELLSKITNFGGQLLSKLFNIGWQLILKLAVFGGQLLSKLLNIGWRLTLNLVNFGVQLLSFGAELLLKLVNFVVQLLSFGTELLLKLVYFVVQLLLNLINFGVQLLLNLQALVNFGGQAIEVKNLCERLVNWFERINHWFNIALPYLITIALLLALFVYYCFLRTQAERVKLQRREKAESDRLLELEKRKKQLLEEMRETEKKEEEARKVKLQKKEKAESDRLSELEKRKKKRLEEMRETKRKDVENMKLKENIRAKVGKELSMLETTCHDMASVLRGLGISVGGGTIHEVRVAYKKALMKFHPDKSSGCDIRQQVEAEEKFKFISRMKDKYVPNL
- the LOC107018973 gene encoding cytochrome P450 CYP749A22-like gives rise to the protein MIHFTHFSYHSLNYLKMDIGKLILVFFFSTLCFYLLWTLIKFIYSVWWMPLQTQNKMNSQGIKGPSYSFPHGNTKDISLMRSQTMDKPMIDISHDIFSRIQPHVHTWTRMYGRNFLTWHGSKPYLFVTEPELIKEVLSNKEDIYPKMDMEGYAKKLLGEALITNEGEKWAKVRKLANHTFHAESLKCMVPEMSESVVKMLERWKEHEGKEFDVFKDFGLLTTEVISRTAFGSSYMEGKHIFEMVAKLTAITVKNVYTVRFPGISWLIRTDDEIEAEKLERGIKNSILELVSKREKGKDGMYEKFGNDYLGQLMKLLHESDTNKSITIDQMIDEVRTLYGAGHLTTTSLLGWSVFLLALHPEWQEKARKEVFSFCGLEKPTSDAIARLRTMNMILNECMRLYPPVITVTRKVEREVRLGSMTLPGNMTIFMPILALHHDPRIWGEDVHVFKPERFAEGVAKATNNKAAAFFPFGLGPRTCVGLNFTTNEAKITLSMILQRYKFTLSPNYVHYPSDIFLLTPKDGVKVVLESI
- the LOC107019151 gene encoding uncharacterized protein LOC107019151 isoform X2; translation: MNWAKFVVNYCGQVMNFVGQLLLNSINFVGRLILNLVNFGGELLNYGAELLSKVLNFVLGLILNLVNFGGKLLNYGAELLPKMLNFAGQLILNLVDVVGKLVLNLVDLAGELLNFVAEQLPKLVNFTGKQVLYLIDYSGELLMKLIDFGGEWLSKLVNFGGQLILNLVNFCWELVLNLVNFAGRLLMNLVDFGWELISKVVNFGEQLLSKLLNICWQLILNLVNLGREVVNFGVELVMKLINFGGLVLMWLKIFIWQVLLTVKNFGWQVLVTLKRFSLFSLQALVTLEKLCGQTLVNWFERINHWFHVALPYLIIIVLFLAIFVYYCYCERRLLLKEEEARKVKLQKKEKAESDRLSELEKRKKKRLEEMRETKRKDVENMKLKENIRAKVGKELSMLETTCHDMASVLRGLGISVGGGTIHEVRVAYKKALMKFHPDKSSGCDIRQQVEAEEKFKFISRMKDKYVPNL
- the LOC114077337 gene encoding uncharacterized protein LOC114077337 yields the protein MCFIPIQAEEAKKLKLMLRRKKAENIRLLEIEKRQMQRVEEMRETQKKDVQNTNLKEQMRFEVWKELSKVEMTCHDMASLLCGLEITVGDGTSNEVRVAYRKALLKFHPDRSSQSDLRQQVEAEETFKLISRMKDKYLPTL